The Fluviispira vulneris genome includes a region encoding these proteins:
- the fliM gene encoding flagellar motor switch protein FliM, whose translation MDQVLSQNEVDALLNAVSDGRVEGPDAGKQDASGIVHYDLANQDRIIRGRMPTLDIIHDRFIRLFRISLSAALRKVANIGVNSSGPIKFGEFMNSLPLPSCLNILRIEPLRGSAVMVIESKLLYALVDSLFGGNDVPYTKIEGKDFTQIEIKVARRIVMSAVDDLEKAWAPVFPIKISYSRTEINPQFVAIVPPSDVVISTAFDIELEKMSGSIKLVIPYSTLEPIKSKLSVGFQNEQLEVDHIWINRIKSQLMGTSVNLTVNLGNCWINLRDLMEIARGDVLILERDCDKALDVMVEGIHKFRGIPGIIRGNKAIKITELIGDN comes from the coding sequence ATGGATCAAGTATTAAGTCAAAACGAAGTTGACGCCTTATTAAATGCAGTATCAGACGGACGAGTCGAAGGACCTGATGCGGGAAAGCAGGATGCATCTGGTATTGTGCATTATGATTTAGCGAATCAAGATAGAATTATTCGTGGGCGCATGCCTACACTTGATATTATTCACGATCGTTTCATTCGCTTATTTCGTATTTCTTTATCTGCTGCACTCAGAAAAGTAGCAAATATTGGTGTGAATAGCTCTGGACCAATTAAATTTGGTGAATTTATGAATTCACTTCCATTGCCGAGCTGTTTAAATATTTTGCGCATCGAGCCTCTGCGCGGTTCTGCAGTGATGGTTATAGAAAGTAAACTTCTATATGCGCTTGTTGATAGTTTATTTGGTGGAAATGATGTTCCTTATACAAAGATTGAAGGTAAAGATTTTACTCAAATAGAAATTAAAGTCGCTAGACGTATTGTTATGTCTGCTGTTGATGATCTGGAAAAAGCTTGGGCACCTGTTTTTCCAATTAAAATTTCTTATTCACGTACAGAAATAAACCCACAATTTGTTGCAATTGTCCCTCCAAGTGACGTGGTTATTTCAACTGCATTTGATATTGAACTTGAAAAAATGAGTGGTTCAATAAAATTAGTCATACCTTATTCAACTCTTGAACCTATTAAATCGAAATTGAGTGTTGGATTTCAGAATGAACAATTAGAAGTTGACCATATATGGATTAATAGAATTAAATCTCAGTTGATGGGAACGAGTGTTAACTTAACTGTTAACTTAGGAAATTGTTGGATCAACTTGAGAGATTTAATGGAAATAGCCCGTGGAGATGTTCTTATTCTAGAAAGAGATTGTGACAAAGCACTCGATGTAATGGTTGAAGGTATTCATAAATTTAGAGGTATACCTGGAATTATAAGAGGTAATAAAGCAATTAAAATAACAGAATTAATTGGAGATAATTGA